In the Streptomyces formicae genome, one interval contains:
- a CDS encoding radical SAM protein, whose protein sequence is MEILRYRPVPAAAVFFGITRRCPLHCKHCSTSSLLDSEEYPEQLFRGFAETFTAENRPEFVLMSGGEALLRPRLVQDIAELSRSVGARTHVLSGLYFAQHGGRIPPAVKRAIDAVDHFSASLDVFHEEEVPRAAVFRVLKELMAEGKNVSLQLTGTGPGDPYLADLTAEVRRVFDDQVPMLVAPVSPHGRADAWLKQAPLPQGEISPAPCAVSAWPVIGFNGQVTACGNQDVMDGKVPLPAHLYLGHIAKDDWPTIRERAIGSPMVRAIRATGPEYLMERHGSAGGCGTEGYCQTCWVLSKDPAVPAGVRRLSVEPTTRLVEERTEELLVEAGAVSFAQQYGITEYAELITLGLSGTEPAGVGSRWGAGGTARSAVGTAGSTAGSTP, encoded by the coding sequence ATGGAGATCTTGCGATATCGCCCGGTGCCCGCGGCAGCGGTGTTCTTCGGGATCACCCGCAGGTGCCCTCTCCACTGCAAGCACTGCTCGACCAGTTCCCTGCTTGACAGCGAGGAGTATCCCGAGCAGCTCTTCCGGGGATTCGCCGAGACCTTCACCGCGGAGAACCGGCCTGAATTCGTCCTCATGTCGGGCGGCGAGGCGCTTCTGCGGCCGCGTCTCGTCCAGGACATCGCGGAACTCTCGCGCTCCGTCGGCGCCCGCACCCACGTCCTGTCGGGGCTCTACTTCGCGCAGCACGGCGGGCGCATTCCCCCGGCGGTCAAGCGGGCGATCGACGCCGTGGACCACTTCTCCGCGAGCCTGGACGTCTTCCACGAGGAGGAGGTCCCCCGGGCGGCCGTCTTCCGTGTCCTGAAAGAACTCATGGCCGAGGGCAAGAACGTCAGTCTCCAGCTGACGGGCACGGGCCCCGGCGACCCCTATCTGGCCGATCTGACCGCCGAGGTCCGCAGGGTCTTCGACGACCAGGTCCCCATGCTGGTGGCCCCGGTCAGCCCGCACGGCCGCGCGGACGCCTGGCTCAAGCAGGCACCGCTGCCGCAGGGCGAGATCTCCCCGGCACCCTGTGCCGTCTCCGCCTGGCCGGTCATCGGCTTCAACGGCCAGGTGACCGCGTGCGGCAACCAGGACGTGATGGACGGCAAGGTGCCGCTGCCCGCCCACCTCTACCTCGGCCACATCGCCAAGGACGACTGGCCCACCATCAGGGAGCGCGCGATCGGCAGCCCGATGGTGCGCGCCATCCGCGCCACCGGGCCCGAGTACCTCATGGAGCGGCACGGCTCGGCCGGCGGCTGCGGCACCGAGGGCTACTGCCAGACCTGCTGGGTGCTCTCCAAGGACCCGGCCGTGCCCGCGGGCGTACGCCGCCTCTCCGTCGAACCCACCACGCGCCTGGTGGAGGAGCGCACCGAGGAGCTGCTCGTCGAGGCGGGCGCGGTCTCCTTCGCCCAGCAGTACGGGATCACCGAGTACGCCGAGCTGATCACGCTCGGGCTCAGCGGAACCGAACCCGCGGGCGTCGGCAGCCGGTGGGGCGCGGGTGGCACGGCGCGGAGCGCCGTGGGAACCGCGGGAAGCACTGCGGGGAGCACGCCATGA